From one Formosa sediminum genomic stretch:
- a CDS encoding T9SS type A sorting domain-containing protein has protein sequence MIHRLLTLFFIVFFFNQISYAQNQKELIATSWINSKFASLRTQTTYDLKKNFNQAGASGETFRYGQYINNVPVLNASVAVHVSPNNEVTYNSGNFDTAITTINTTPKITADQAVYLAAKHLGIDGTITQKESKLYIYNNNGITQLVYRVTTNSKTLDGFWETLVNAKTSEIISSTDIAHYYHGHDNGHEDFGARAEESLVEAQGKIFNPDPLSVTGETYGGYFIDNDDTTNQYLDDARIDVKFNITKNVAGVYQLKGDYLEIKEIQNPETGLFEQHSPIFNFTRDEDGFEAVNAYYHIDKNMRYINETLGIELKSMFNDGIIYYDPHAFNGADNSSYGGGVLKFGTGGVDDAEDADVIVHELGHGIHEWLIQSSISQVEGLSEGFGDYWAQSYSRGLDRYNSFKTSSTYNDLFKWDGHNEFWSGRVTDYEAQYPEGLVNKIHTDGQIFASTLMQVWEFLGKETTDKIVLEGLAMTSSETNQAEAIEAIRQAAIDMGLDCSNTEYITTIFNDRGYGLEPYECERLSVDDTDISKIKIYPNPASSVINFKNITDQHDIVIYNMMGQRVLNYTISRSNNTVNVSSLSKGMYVVSFKNYSVNFKFIKQ, from the coding sequence ATGATTCATAGATTATTAACGCTTTTTTTTATAGTGTTTTTTTTCAACCAAATATCCTATGCTCAGAATCAAAAAGAACTTATCGCTACCTCTTGGATAAATTCTAAGTTTGCATCTTTGAGGACCCAAACTACTTACGACTTAAAGAAAAATTTTAATCAGGCTGGCGCATCTGGTGAAACATTTAGATATGGACAATATATAAATAACGTTCCAGTATTAAATGCTTCTGTTGCTGTACATGTCTCTCCTAATAATGAAGTTACTTACAATTCTGGCAATTTTGATACTGCCATTACCACTATTAACACTACGCCAAAGATAACTGCAGATCAGGCCGTATATTTAGCTGCTAAACATTTAGGAATTGATGGTACAATTACACAAAAAGAGTCTAAACTTTACATTTACAATAATAACGGTATTACACAATTAGTGTATCGCGTTACTACTAATTCTAAAACTTTAGATGGGTTTTGGGAAACACTTGTTAATGCTAAAACTTCAGAAATAATTAGTAGTACAGATATTGCACATTATTATCATGGACATGACAACGGACATGAAGATTTTGGTGCACGCGCAGAAGAATCATTAGTCGAGGCTCAAGGAAAAATTTTTAATCCAGATCCTTTGTCTGTTACAGGTGAAACTTATGGTGGATATTTTATTGATAATGATGATACTACTAATCAATATTTAGATGATGCTAGAATAGATGTTAAGTTTAATATAACTAAAAATGTTGCTGGTGTTTACCAATTAAAAGGTGATTATTTAGAAATTAAAGAGATACAGAATCCTGAAACCGGTTTATTTGAACAACATTCTCCTATATTTAATTTTACTAGAGATGAAGATGGTTTTGAAGCTGTTAATGCTTATTATCATATAGATAAGAATATGAGATATATAAATGAAACTTTAGGTATCGAATTAAAATCTATGTTTAACGATGGTATAATTTATTACGATCCGCATGCTTTTAATGGTGCAGATAATTCTTCTTATGGTGGTGGAGTTTTAAAATTTGGAACAGGAGGAGTAGATGATGCAGAAGATGCCGATGTAATTGTGCATGAATTAGGTCATGGTATACACGAATGGTTAATACAAAGTAGTATTTCTCAAGTAGAAGGTTTAAGCGAGGGATTTGGAGATTATTGGGCACAGTCTTATAGTAGAGGTTTAGATCGTTACAATAGTTTTAAAACTAGTTCTACTTACAACGATCTTTTTAAATGGGATGGACATAATGAATTTTGGAGCGGTCGAGTTACTGATTATGAAGCACAATATCCTGAAGGATTAGTTAATAAAATACATACTGACGGACAAATATTTGCAAGTACTTTAATGCAAGTATGGGAGTTTTTAGGAAAAGAAACTACAGATAAAATCGTATTGGAAGGTTTAGCAATGACAAGTTCTGAAACAAATCAAGCCGAAGCTATTGAAGCCATTCGTCAAGCTGCTATTGATATGGGATTGGATTGTAGTAATACTGAATATATAACAACTATTTTTAATGATAGAGGTTACGGATTAGAACCTTATGAATGCGAAAGATTAAGTGTTGATGATACCGATATTTCTAAAATTAAAATTTATCCAAATCCAGCATCGTCAGTTATAAACTTTAAAAATATTACAGATCAGCATGATATAGTAATTTATAATATGATGGGACAACGTGTACTTAATTACACCATCTCAAGGTCTAACAATACGGTTAATGTTTCAAGTTTATCTAAAGGCATGTATGTGGTTTCTTTTAAAAACTATTCGGTTAATTTTAAATTTATTAAACAATAA
- the gltX gene encoding glutamate--tRNA ligase: MTKNVRVRFAPSPTGPLHIGGVRTALFNYLFAKKHNGTFVLRIEDTDQNRYVEGAEEYIINALNWCNIPYDEGPGKNEKFGPYRQSERKDLYKAYAEELIATNNAYYAFDTAEALDLHRKEHEQNGKTFIYNWHNRLKLTNSLSLTPEEVQEKLAAGEDYVIRFKSPQDETLHLKDMVRGHIKIDTNILDDKVLFKSDGMPTYHLANIVDDHLMEISHVIRGEEWLPSLALHYQLYQAFGWEAPEFAHLPLILKPTGKGKLSKRDGDKLGFPVFPLEWIDPKTNDVSRGYKEDGYFADAVINFLAFLGWNPGTEQELFSVDELVDAFDIARVNKAGARFDPDKIKWFNHHYMQEQNNDELAETFKAQQKELNDIDVNYVAMVVNLIKERATFVSDLWDLSHFFFEAPKTYDEKAYKKAIKDDTKALLEELTTVINTVEDVTTETLQNAIKGWITAKEIGFGKVMMPLRLALVGALQGPDVFDIMFMIGKQESIKRIENLAATI, encoded by the coding sequence ATGACTAAAAATGTTCGTGTGCGATTTGCACCAAGCCCGACAGGACCACTTCATATAGGTGGTGTTCGTACTGCTTTATTCAACTATTTATTTGCTAAAAAACATAACGGAACTTTTGTTTTACGTATTGAAGATACCGATCAGAACAGATATGTAGAAGGTGCCGAGGAATATATTATTAATGCTTTAAATTGGTGTAATATTCCTTACGATGAAGGTCCAGGAAAAAATGAAAAATTTGGTCCATACAGACAAAGTGAACGAAAAGATTTATACAAAGCCTATGCTGAAGAATTAATAGCAACTAATAATGCATACTATGCGTTTGATACTGCTGAAGCTTTAGACTTACATAGAAAAGAACACGAACAAAATGGTAAAACGTTTATTTACAATTGGCATAATCGTTTAAAATTAACAAATTCTTTATCACTTACTCCTGAAGAAGTGCAAGAAAAACTAGCAGCTGGAGAAGATTACGTAATTCGTTTTAAATCGCCTCAAGATGAAACGTTGCACTTAAAAGATATGGTTCGAGGACATATAAAAATTGATACAAATATTTTAGATGATAAAGTATTATTTAAAAGTGATGGCATGCCAACTTATCACTTAGCCAATATTGTAGACGATCATTTAATGGAAATTTCACATGTTATTCGTGGTGAAGAATGGTTACCTTCTTTAGCATTACATTACCAATTATACCAAGCCTTTGGTTGGGAAGCCCCAGAATTTGCACATTTACCATTAATTTTAAAACCTACGGGTAAAGGGAAATTAAGTAAGCGAGATGGTGATAAATTAGGGTTCCCTGTTTTTCCATTAGAATGGATAGACCCAAAAACTAACGATGTTTCACGTGGATACAAAGAAGATGGATATTTTGCTGATGCAGTAATAAATTTTCTAGCATTTTTAGGATGGAATCCAGGAACAGAACAAGAATTGTTTAGTGTAGATGAACTCGTTGACGCTTTTGATATAGCACGAGTAAATAAAGCAGGTGCTCGTTTTGATCCGGATAAAATTAAATGGTTTAATCACCATTATATGCAAGAGCAAAATAACGACGAACTTGCAGAAACATTTAAAGCACAACAAAAAGAATTAAACGATATTGATGTAAATTACGTCGCAATGGTTGTTAATTTAATTAAAGAACGCGCCACTTTTGTTTCTGATTTGTGGGATTTAAGTCACTTCTTTTTCGAAGCACCTAAAACTTACGACGAGAAAGCATACAAAAAAGCCATTAAAGACGACACTAAAGCACTTTTAGAAGAATTAACGACAGTTATTAACACAGTGGAAGATGTAACTACAGAAACGCTTCAAAATGCTATTAAAGGATGGATTACGGCTAAAGAAATAGGCTTTGGGAAAGTAATGATGCCATTACGTCTAGCCTTAGTAGGTGCTTTACAAGGTCCAGATGTTTTCGATATTATGTTTATGATAGGTAAACAAGAATCTATTAAACGAATAGAAAATTTAGCTGCAACTATTTAA
- a CDS encoding tetratricopeptide repeat protein has product MKTFTFNHRIFLLSTCLFVLMSCKDNPKQQLEATSTPEETQQENTSQDTLTKGEAYFESGIKAVEANDMPLAFKEFLAAANEGHDFAQFNVGLMYEQGLGVNKNPNEAFLWYEKSANQGNSAAQFNLGVSYENGYGTTIDYTKANSWYRKASLQGDGLAVGNLGMLYIRGQGVEVNKVAGIALLLISATTDTSPQNQAKNNISATQDLTPEMITEAQNLSQEMSTAENILIPLDAYLSK; this is encoded by the coding sequence TTGAAAACATTCACATTTAACCATCGCATTTTTTTATTATCAACCTGCCTATTTGTGCTTATGTCTTGTAAAGACAACCCAAAACAACAGCTAGAAGCAACTTCTACTCCTGAAGAAACACAACAAGAAAACACCTCTCAAGACACACTTACAAAAGGTGAAGCGTATTTTGAATCTGGAATTAAAGCTGTAGAAGCTAATGATATGCCTTTAGCATTTAAAGAATTTTTAGCTGCTGCCAATGAAGGACATGACTTTGCACAATTTAATGTAGGATTAATGTATGAACAAGGACTTGGTGTTAATAAAAATCCTAATGAAGCCTTTTTATGGTATGAAAAATCGGCCAATCAAGGTAATTCTGCAGCACAATTTAATTTAGGTGTAAGTTATGAAAATGGATATGGTACTACTATAGATTATACTAAAGCAAATTCCTGGTATCGTAAAGCTTCACTACAAGGTGATGGACTAGCTGTAGGGAATTTAGGAATGCTATATATACGCGGTCAAGGTGTAGAAGTAAATAAAGTTGCGGGTATTGCCCTTTTATTAATTTCAGCAACTACAGATACATCTCCTCAAAATCAGGCTAAAAATAACATTAGTGCAACCCAAGATTTAACTCCTGAAATGATTACAGAAGCTCAAAATCTTTCACAAGAAATGAGTACTGCAGAAAATATTTTAATTCCGTTAGATGCTTATTTAAGTAAATAA
- a CDS encoding class I SAM-dependent methyltransferase, giving the protein MNKTSNSVYLKCKDHTVSSEQFDLLHDLELDILITSPQPKIEDLGRYYESEDYISHTDAKRNVFEKLYHVVKGVALKRKLKLINSFNTSEKTLLDVGCGTGDFLQTAKSNAWKVYGIEPDSNARNLAITKVGNSVFDSAKINELPQNSFDVITLWHVLEHLPNLNMHIANYKRLLKKDGVLIVAVPNFKSFDATYYKSVWAAFDVPRHLWHFSQTGISKLFAKHDFKVVKTLPMIFDAFYVSLLSEKYKTGKMNFIKALKVGLQSNLKAKQSKEYSSLIYIIKNE; this is encoded by the coding sequence ATGAATAAAACATCAAATTCAGTGTATTTAAAATGTAAAGATCATACTGTAAGTTCAGAGCAATTTGATTTATTACACGATTTAGAATTAGATATTTTGATTACTTCTCCACAACCTAAAATAGAAGATCTTGGAAGGTATTATGAAAGTGAAGATTATATTTCTCATACAGATGCTAAGCGTAATGTGTTTGAAAAATTATATCATGTAGTAAAAGGAGTGGCCTTAAAACGTAAATTAAAATTAATTAATAGTTTTAATACGTCTGAAAAAACACTTTTAGATGTAGGTTGTGGAACTGGAGATTTTTTGCAAACGGCAAAATCTAATGCTTGGAAAGTTTATGGTATAGAACCGGATAGTAATGCACGTAATTTAGCTATTACGAAAGTGGGGAATTCTGTTTTCGATTCAGCTAAAATTAACGAATTGCCACAAAATTCTTTTGATGTTATTACGCTTTGGCATGTTTTAGAACATTTGCCAAATTTAAATATGCATATTGCAAACTATAAGCGTTTATTAAAAAAAGATGGTGTGCTAATTGTTGCTGTGCCAAATTTTAAAAGTTTTGATGCAACATATTATAAATCGGTTTGGGCGGCTTTTGATGTGCCCAGACATCTATGGCATTTTTCGCAAACAGGAATCTCAAAGTTATTTGCTAAGCATGATTTTAAAGTAGTAAAAACATTACCAATGATTTTTGATGCTTTTTATGTAAGCTTACTTTCTGAAAAGTATAAAACTGGTAAAATGAATTTTATTAAAGCTTTAAAAGTAGGTTTGCAGTCTAATTTAAAGGCAAAACAGTCTAAAGAGTATTCTTCATTAATTTATATAATTAAAAACGAGTAA
- the mnmG gene encoding tRNA uridine-5-carboxymethylaminomethyl(34) synthesis enzyme MnmG — protein sequence MFDKVYDVIVVGAGHAGSEAAASAANMGSSTLLITMNLQNIAQMSCNPAMGGIAKGQIVREIDALGGYSGIVSDTSAIQFKMLNKSKGPAMWSPRVQSDRMRFAEDWRMMLEQTPNLDFYQDMVSGLIIEKHKVVGVKTSLGIVVRAKSVVLTNGTFLNGLIHIGDKNFGGGRAGERAATGITEQLVDLGFQSGRMKTGTPPRVDGRSLDYSKMIEQPGDDTPEKFSYSDVTKPLTTQRSCYMTYTSNLVHDLLREGFDRSPMFNGRIKSLGPRYCPSIEDKINRFADKDRHQLFIEPEGWNTCEVYVNGFSTSLPEDVQFKALRSVAGFENVKFFRPGYAIEYDYFPPTQLKHTLETKLVEGLYFAGQINGTTGYEEAASQGLMAGINASLKVQERDEFILKRNEAYIGVLIDDLITKGTEEPYRMFTSRAEYRTLLRQDNADFRLTPKGFEIGLASEKRLKRMEDKHNKAEQFVQFFKDLSVKPEVVNPILDDKESALVNQSGKLFKIFARPNIEMNDVRKINEVEQYITDNNLDREIIEQTEIQVKYAGYIEKEKNNADKLTRLEDIKIPPNYDYSQIKSMSFEAREKLRKIQPTSISQASRISGVSPNDISVLLVYMGR from the coding sequence ATGTTTGATAAAGTTTATGATGTTATAGTTGTTGGTGCTGGACATGCAGGAAGTGAAGCTGCTGCATCAGCTGCAAATATGGGAAGTAGTACATTGTTAATTACAATGAATTTGCAAAACATAGCTCAAATGTCTTGTAATCCTGCTATGGGAGGTATTGCTAAAGGACAAATTGTGCGCGAAATAGATGCTTTAGGTGGTTATAGTGGAATTGTTAGTGATACATCTGCAATTCAATTTAAAATGCTAAATAAATCTAAAGGTCCTGCAATGTGGAGTCCAAGAGTGCAAAGTGATCGTATGCGTTTTGCTGAAGACTGGAGAATGATGTTAGAACAAACTCCAAATTTAGATTTTTATCAGGACATGGTTTCTGGATTAATAATAGAGAAACATAAAGTGGTTGGTGTAAAAACATCTTTAGGTATAGTGGTAAGAGCTAAATCTGTGGTGTTAACCAATGGTACCTTTTTAAATGGTTTAATTCATATTGGTGATAAAAACTTTGGCGGCGGTAGAGCAGGGGAACGTGCTGCAACTGGTATCACGGAACAACTTGTGGATTTAGGTTTTCAATCTGGAAGAATGAAAACAGGAACACCACCTCGAGTGGATGGGCGTTCTTTAGATTATTCTAAAATGATTGAACAGCCTGGTGATGATACTCCAGAAAAATTCTCCTATTCAGATGTTACAAAACCATTAACTACACAACGTTCTTGTTATATGACTTACACTAGTAATTTGGTGCACGATTTACTACGTGAAGGGTTTGATCGTTCTCCTATGTTTAATGGACGAATTAAAAGTTTAGGCCCAAGATATTGTCCGTCTATAGAAGATAAAATTAATCGTTTTGCAGATAAAGATCGTCATCAATTATTTATTGAGCCTGAAGGATGGAACACCTGTGAGGTATATGTAAATGGTTTTTCAACTTCACTTCCAGAAGATGTTCAGTTTAAAGCTTTGCGTTCTGTGGCAGGATTTGAAAATGTAAAATTTTTCAGACCAGGTTATGCTATCGAGTACGATTATTTTCCCCCAACGCAATTAAAACATACTTTAGAGACTAAGTTGGTTGAAGGTTTATATTTTGCTGGACAAATAAATGGAACAACAGGTTATGAAGAAGCCGCTTCTCAAGGTTTAATGGCAGGTATAAATGCAAGTCTAAAAGTACAAGAACGTGACGAATTTATACTTAAACGCAATGAAGCTTATATAGGAGTTTTAATTGATGATTTAATTACAAAAGGGACAGAGGAACCTTATCGTATGTTTACGTCTCGTGCAGAGTATAGAACATTGTTAAGACAAGATAATGCAGATTTTAGATTAACGCCTAAAGGGTTTGAAATTGGTTTAGCTTCTGAGAAGCGTTTAAAACGTATGGAAGATAAACATAACAAAGCGGAACAATTTGTTCAGTTTTTTAAAGATTTGAGTGTTAAACCAGAAGTTGTAAATCCGATTTTAGATGACAAAGAATCTGCATTAGTAAATCAATCAGGTAAATTATTCAAAATTTTTGCTCGTCCAAATATTGAGATGAATGATGTACGTAAGATAAATGAAGTAGAACAATATATTACAGATAATAATTTAGATCGCGAAATTATTGAACAAACAGAAATACAAGTTAAGTATGCTGGCTATATTGAAAAGGAAAAAAATAATGCAGATAAGTTAACACGTTTAGAAGATATTAAAATTCCACCCAACTACGATTATTCACAGATTAAATCAATGAGCTTTGAAGCAAGAGAAAAGTTAAGAAAAATTCAGCCTACAAGTATATCTCAAGCCTCAAGAATTAGTGGTGTATCCCCTAATGATATTTCTGTTTTATTAGTATATATGGGTAGATAA
- the ybeY gene encoding rRNA maturation RNase YbeY → MVYFNYETDFELVNEDVLANWINTTIVKEGCKEGEINYIFCDDEYLHKLNVEFLDHDTLTDVISFDYCVGKEIHGDIYISIERVKDNAIDFKNDFIDELHRVIIHGILHYCGYKDKSESDATLMRSKEDYYLSILQ, encoded by the coding sequence ATGGTATATTTTAATTATGAAACCGATTTTGAATTAGTCAATGAAGATGTGTTAGCTAATTGGATAAATACGACTATTGTTAAAGAAGGTTGTAAAGAAGGTGAAATTAATTATATTTTTTGTGATGATGAGTATCTACATAAATTAAATGTGGAGTTTTTAGATCATGATACGCTTACTGATGTGATTAGTTTTGATTATTGTGTTGGTAAAGAAATTCATGGAGATATTTATATTTCTATAGAACGTGTAAAAGATAATGCAATTGATTTTAAAAATGACTTTATAGACGAATTACACCGTGTTATTATTCACGGAATATTGCATTATTGCGGTTATAAAGACAAGTCAGAATCAGATGCTACACTCATGAGGAGCAAAGAAGATTATTACCTTTCTATTCTACAATAG
- a CDS encoding response regulator, which yields MSKIKIVIADDHELFRNGLKELLIKHDDIEVLEAVGDGKQFLECIEKLNTIDIVLLDLSMPNMDGFQVLKKLKNLNQDIKPIVISMHDDGNYIAKSAKSGAYSYVLKNTDEDELIKVIRIVSLGKKYFSPSISEKMINFMSENKVSEDLISNKEQEVLVLISEGLTTKEIAAKLFVSTRTIETHRANILKKLDVKNTAELIKKATKINLI from the coding sequence ATGAGTAAGATAAAAATAGTTATTGCAGACGATCATGAATTGTTTAGAAATGGTTTAAAAGAGTTACTTATAAAACATGATGATATTGAAGTTTTAGAAGCTGTAGGCGATGGTAAACAATTTTTAGAATGTATAGAAAAATTAAATACTATAGATATTGTTTTACTAGATTTAAGTATGCCAAATATGGATGGTTTTCAGGTTTTGAAAAAGCTTAAAAATTTAAATCAAGATATAAAACCAATAGTTATTTCTATGCATGATGATGGCAATTATATTGCTAAAAGTGCTAAATCTGGAGCTTATAGTTATGTGCTTAAAAACACAGACGAAGACGAGCTTATTAAAGTGATTAGAATTGTGTCTTTGGGTAAAAAATACTTTAGTCCAAGCATCTCTGAAAAGATGATAAATTTTATGTCTGAAAATAAAGTAAGTGAAGACCTAATCTCTAATAAAGAACAGGAAGTTTTGGTTTTAATTTCTGAAGGATTAACCACAAAAGAAATTGCCGCTAAACTATTTGTAAGCACGAGAACTATTGAAACCCATCGTGCAAATATTTTAAAAAAATTAGATGTTAAGAATACTGCTGAATTGATAAAAAAAGCAACCAAAATTAATTTAATTTAA
- a CDS encoding heavy metal-binding domain-containing protein: MIITTTPTLETKKITEYLGIVTGETIIGANFIKDFFAGIRDVVGGRSSSYESVLREAKDSALKEIKERAEQLGAHGIVGLDLDYETVGPNGGMLMVTASGTAVKF, from the coding sequence ATGATAATTACAACCACACCTACGCTTGAAACTAAAAAGATTACAGAATATTTAGGTATAGTTACTGGAGAAACTATTATTGGAGCTAATTTTATAAAAGACTTTTTTGCTGGAATTCGCGATGTAGTTGGCGGACGATCTAGCTCTTACGAATCTGTGTTAAGAGAAGCAAAAGATAGTGCTTTAAAAGAAATAAAAGAACGTGCTGAACAATTAGGTGCACATGGTATTGTTGGTCTAGATTTAGATTATGAAACGGTTGGACCAAATGGCGGCATGTTAATGGTAACTGCATCTGGTACTGCTGTAAAATTTTAA
- a CDS encoding SPFH domain-containing protein, with protein MSVLFIPIVFLLLVVLFLSFFTVKQQSAAIIERFGKFNSIRHSGLQMKIPFIDRIAGRMSLKIQQLDVIVETKTLDDVFVRLKISVQFKVIQDKVYDAFYKLDYAHDQITSYVFDVVRAEVPKMKLDDVFVKKDDIAIAVKTELNDAMLDYGYDIIKTLVTDIDPDAQVKAAMNRINASEREKIAAQFEGDAQRILIVEKAKAEAESKRLQGQGIADQRREIARGLEESVEVLNRVGINSQEASALIVVTQHYDTLQSLGEETNSNLILLPNSPQTGSNMLNDMVTSFVASNQIGEAMKEAKNKPKNLEE; from the coding sequence ATGTCTGTTTTATTTATTCCTATTGTATTCTTACTTTTAGTTGTACTATTCCTTTCCTTTTTTACTGTCAAACAACAATCGGCAGCAATAATAGAGCGCTTCGGAAAATTTAATAGTATTCGCCATTCAGGGCTACAAATGAAAATTCCATTTATTGATCGCATTGCTGGTAGAATGAGTTTAAAAATTCAGCAATTAGATGTTATTGTAGAAACTAAAACTCTAGACGATGTATTTGTACGTTTAAAAATTTCTGTACAATTTAAAGTGATACAAGATAAAGTGTATGATGCATTTTATAAATTAGATTATGCACACGATCAGATCACATCTTATGTATTTGATGTAGTACGTGCAGAAGTTCCTAAAATGAAATTAGACGATGTATTTGTTAAAAAAGATGATATCGCTATTGCAGTAAAAACAGAACTTAACGATGCAATGCTTGATTATGGTTATGATATTATTAAAACCTTGGTAACAGATATAGATCCAGATGCACAAGTTAAAGCAGCCATGAACCGTATTAATGCCTCTGAACGTGAAAAAATAGCCGCGCAATTTGAAGGAGATGCACAACGTATTTTAATCGTTGAAAAAGCAAAAGCAGAAGCAGAAAGTAAACGTTTACAAGGACAAGGTATTGCAGACCAACGTCGTGAAATTGCACGTGGTTTAGAAGAATCTGTAGAGGTATTAAACCGAGTAGGAATAAATTCTCAAGAAGCTTCTGCATTAATTGTAGTTACACAACATTATGATACTTTACAATCTTTAGGTGAAGAAACTAATAGTAATTTAATTTTACTACCAAACTCTCCACAAACGGGTAGTAATATGTTAAACGATATGGTAACAAGTTTTGTTGCAAGTAATCAAATAGGAGAAGCTATGAAAGAAGCTAAAAACAAACCAAAGAATTTAGAGGAATAA